The following proteins are co-located in the Desulfobacterales bacterium genome:
- the holB gene encoding DNA polymerase III subunit delta', translated as MRLLTAALQTGSFPHAYLFTGPDGVGKQTAAQAFAMACNCQSPRMNFGRGASGDADTAGSSASGTADISCGQCRCCRKILSATHPDVHWILPSGTYIKVDQIRELCQRLALKPYEAKKRVVVIADAHTLNPEAGNTLLKTLEEPPERTVFVLTARQASDLLPTILSRCRHIRFNPVSRESIRNYLKHRFKVDADAADIVAAMAGGSLTRAAAMIEKDWIAHRNWIIRTLTQLDSQPLNYQLAFAESLAKNSSRLETALDIMKSWYRDLAVYPHQPGQLINRDFQADIAARSKKTAPARLLEIAKVIEAAARNMNANANARLAMDHLVLALTDKESTKNGKNNRHPV; from the coding sequence GTGCGATTATTGACTGCGGCGCTCCAAACCGGCAGTTTTCCCCATGCGTATCTTTTCACCGGCCCGGATGGGGTCGGCAAACAGACTGCGGCTCAAGCGTTTGCCATGGCCTGCAACTGCCAATCGCCGCGGATGAATTTCGGGCGCGGAGCTTCCGGCGACGCGGATACCGCCGGCTCATCCGCTTCCGGGACGGCCGATATATCGTGCGGGCAATGCCGCTGCTGCCGAAAAATTCTTTCGGCAACCCACCCGGATGTGCACTGGATTCTTCCGTCCGGCACCTACATCAAGGTGGACCAAATCCGGGAGCTCTGCCAGCGCCTGGCCTTAAAACCCTATGAAGCAAAAAAACGGGTGGTGGTTATCGCCGATGCGCACACCCTGAACCCGGAGGCCGGCAACACCCTGCTCAAAACCCTTGAAGAGCCGCCCGAACGGACCGTATTTGTTCTGACCGCCAGGCAGGCCTCCGATCTGCTGCCCACCATTTTATCCAGATGCCGCCATATCCGGTTCAACCCCGTATCCCGGGAAAGTATCAGAAATTATCTAAAACACCGGTTCAAGGTAGACGCTGATGCGGCCGATATTGTGGCGGCCATGGCCGGCGGCAGTCTCACCCGCGCGGCGGCCATGATCGAAAAAGACTGGATTGCGCATCGCAACTGGATTATAAGGACGCTGACGCAATTGGACAGCCAGCCGTTGAATTATCAGCTGGCGTTTGCCGAATCCCTGGCCAAAAACAGCAGTCGCCTGGAGACCGCATTGGATATCATGAAATCCTGGTACCGGGATCTGGCCGTTTATCCGCATCAGCCGGGTCAGCTGATCAACCGGGATTTTCAGGCGGACATCGCCGCCCGGTCAAAAAAGACGGCTCCGGCGCGGCTGCTTGAGATTGCAAAGGTCATCGAGGCGGCGGCCCGGAATATGAATGCCAACGCCAATGCCAGACTGGCAATGGACCATCTGGTCCTTGCCCTGACTGATAAGGAAAGCACGAAAAATGGAAAAAATAATCGGCATCCGGTTTAA